The sequence ATGTGCCGGATATCCTCATTTGTTATTTGTTGCGCATCAAGTGATGCAATGTAAGTACATTATTCGACTGTTAATAAAGTTGGGTGTAATGCGGGTCGGAAACGGACAGTGATGCCCCTTCAGTATTGTTTGAAGAGGCACGATGAAAGAATATTAATTATGTCTTCAGTATGCCTTTTACTTTGTCGCGCAACTGCTCAATCGAAAATGGCTTGCCGATCACATGCATGTCTGCTGGCACATCGATGGTTTCAGCGTAACCACTGGCAAACAGAATGGGCAGGGTGGGGCGCAGTTTGCGTGCTTTGGTTGCCAGTTCGTGGCCATCCATGCCCGGCAGGCCGAAGTCGGTCATCATCAGGTCAATGTGCTGACTCGAATTTCCTAGAATCTCCAGAGCCTTTTCGCCACCATCAGCCTCAAGCACCGCGAACTCCAACTCCTCCAGCACATCGACAATCAGCATGCGCACGATGTCGTCGTCTTCTACGACAAGGATGGTGGAGGCGGGGGTAGACATAATAAGGCTCTCAAAAGTCAGTTCAGGGTCGCCGGTCGATCAAAAATGCCGGGCTCTTTCATCAGTAAGTGGCGCAGTGCCACAAGTTCCCCGGCCGACACAAAAAAAGCATAGCCGCAGACGGGGCCGCAAGGATAACTGTTCGGGCCCGCAAACACGCCGGCGAGTGTAGGAATTTGCTGCCAAAAGTGTGAGAAAAATGGATCCATGCCGCCGTTTTGGGGCAAACTGCCTGTTTTTCAACAGTTCGACAAGGCTGCCCCATGTCCTCTCCGTCTACGGTTGATGAGCAACGGTTTCGTAAACTCCTGAGTCGCAACATCAGTCTGCCTTTGGGCGTCGGTGTGCTTAGTGCCGTGTTCTTCGTCTCGCTGATCACTTATCTGCTGTCGGTGATCCAGTGGGTGGAGCACACCGACCGGGTGATCAATAACGCCAATGAAGCGGTAAAGCTCACCGTGGATCTGGAAACCGGCATGCGCGGCTTCCTGCTCAGCGGCGACGAACACTTCCTCGATCCGTATGAAACCGCCAAGCCGCGCATTGCCGTGGCGCTTAACACCTTGCTCGAACTGACCGCCGACAACCCGGTGCAAACCGATCGCTTGCGCCGTCTGCAAGCCTTGCAGATTGAATGGGCCAATTACGCGCAGTCGATGATCGATCTGCAGCGTTCCAGCGGCGATTATCGGGGCGCGGTCAAGGCCGGACGCGGCAAGCGCCTGACGGACGAAATCCGCAAGCAATTCGAAGATGTCATCGAAACGGAACAGGTCCTGCGCACCACGCGCAATGAAGACGTACGCCGCACGACGATCTGGAGCATCAGCCTGTACTTGCTGTTCATCGCCGGTATCAGTGGCTTGCTCGCCTATATTGGCCGGCGCGATCTGGTCAACCTGTCGACCAACTACAGCGCCAACATGGCCGCACAGCAAGCCAGTGCCGAGCGCCTGGAGC comes from Pseudomonas sp. RU47 and encodes:
- a CDS encoding response regulator encodes the protein MSTPASTILVVEDDDIVRMLIVDVLEELEFAVLEADGGEKALEILGNSSQHIDLMMTDFGLPGMDGHELATKARKLRPTLPILFASGYAETIDVPADMHVIGKPFSIEQLRDKVKGILKT